One region of Triticum aestivum cultivar Chinese Spring chromosome 6B, IWGSC CS RefSeq v2.1, whole genome shotgun sequence genomic DNA includes:
- the LOC123135603 gene encoding uncharacterized protein, whose translation MGGGAADHGQASAAPPIDPAVLEPRREPRARLLPPRHGLQETATLPIPDELVAEIFLRLPPTDLVRASAACASFYRLIASRSFLRRFRKLHALPLLGFLDLSGKFFGVAPPSPSASAARAVALAADFSFSFLPGPARDWKVQDVRGGRVLLNRSPFDNLSLVVCDPLHRRYLLLPPIPEVEGWLPSSVDNPPRHTGRQALLGDDQEAMEETSFTVISTVLRGNKQAAFVFSSSTGQWRASIWNAGFGFFFRLWYANGCFYGVTECRKKLLALDTRRMEFSLSDLPPEAGDFSQLDVGPFKQCVNIAIVEAGEGITGMFVLPHHTSNISYLTRRNNGGSSSQWQLKKTIPLDSSWYIFISSTGRYLLLLRRRRIEAFMLDIKTFQLEKVFSDVVSRYVYRSFPPSLFSSPTISCGVENEAEETLEQGCTASSSA comes from the exons atgggcggcggcgcggcggaccaTGGCCAGGCCAGCGCTGCCCCTCCCATCGATCCGGCCGTCCTTGAGCCCCGGCGCGAGCCCCGTGCTCGTCTGCTTCCGCCGCGGCACGGCCTGCAGGAGACGGCAACGCTGCCGATCCCCGACGAGCTCGTGGCGGAGATCTTCCTCCGGCTGCCCCCAACCGATCTGGtccgcgcctccgccgcctgcgCCTCGTTCTACCGTCTCATCGCCAGCCGCTCCTTCCTCCGTCGCTTCCGCAAGCTCCACGCCCTGCCCCTCCTCGGATTCCTCGATCTCTCCGGGAAATTCTTCGGAGTGGCCCCGCCTTCTCCTTCAGCGTCCGCGGCccgcgccgtcgccctcgccgccgacttctccttctccttcctaccCGGCCCCGCTCGGGACTGGAAGGTCCAGGACGTCCGCGGCGGCCGCGTTCTCCTCAACAGATCTCCCTTCGACAATCTCTCCCTGGTGGTGTGCGACCCCCTGCACCGGCGGTACCTCCTGCTTCCCCCAATCCCTGAAGTCGAGGGGTGGCTTCCTAGTTCAGTGGACAACCCACCACGCCACACAGGACGGCAAGCCCTCCTTGGTGACGACCAGGAGGCCATGGAAGAGACATCGTTCACGGTGATCTCAACTGTATTGCGCGGAAATAAGCAGGCCGCTTTTGTCTTCTCTTCCAGCACCGGACAATGGCGAGCTAGTATATGGAACGCCGGGTTTGGTTTCTTCTTCAGGCTCTGGTACGCCAATGGCTGCTTCTATGGGGTGACAGAATGCAGGAAAAAGTTGCTAGCACTTGACACCCGGAGGATGGAGTTCTCACTTTCTGACCTCCCACCCGAAGCCGGAGATTTTTCGCAACTAGACGTAGGTCCTTTCAAACAGTGCGTGAATATAGCCATTGTGGAGGCAGGGGAAGGCATCACTGGGATGTTTGTGCTTCCACATCACACATCAAACATCAGTTATCTAACTAGGCGAAACAATGGTGGGAGTTCCAGCCAGTGGCAGTTGAAGAAGACAATCCCACTGGATTCTTCTTGGTACATTTTCATTAGTTCAACAGGGAGGTACTTGCTTCTACTACGAAGGAGAAGAATAGAAGCTTTCATGTTGGATATCAAAACATTCCAACTTGAGAAGGTGTTCAGTGATGTCGTTTCGCGGTATGTATATAGAAGCTTCCCACCGTCGTTGTTTTCGTCACCGACAATATCATGCG GTGTTGAGAACGAGGCCGAGGAGACGCTGGAACAAGGCTGCACTGCAAGCTCAAGTGCATAG